A window from Phlebotomus papatasi isolate M1 unplaced genomic scaffold, Ppap_2.1 HiC_scaffold_193, whole genome shotgun sequence encodes these proteins:
- the LOC129808912 gene encoding claspin, translating into MNEKSDTSDMNEDIQKNAEEGQLPQEENAKGSSPGLSQSENKDTSSKEAGKEMDYSSGEESDEDLGTRRKKRAQILSDSSDDENDESLRNSILAPVENHEELSNDKSSEQSDTAGNEDSNEEEKVDKSEALQDEDSNSNSEDSANIEKSKKKTKTGKESLTEELEENHELIESRDEEIGLAKKKKRVQILSDNSDDENDITMKSSILAPGENLEEPSNDKSSDQNNESDGSADITEARYRKLKFLCDDDSSEEENNKEETEDNQLQSLPDEDSLSISGNVEDIGKSKKKKKTKSTKKERRTEISDENNELSENSDEEFSEEVQKKGKRKSKKPDKPKKPSKKERDEVFSMMQRNAREETIEIPYNKPEQYDLKEFLSRLQQNKVELPIDKKLAKKTGKLGALKREKIVPDEDLVKTNEIQEVHQIDQIQKPEIAKEDQLSEQLTESESIADKDEIDQLVAGTSKETALEPLEPIQIPKDENNVKRLILHGDPNSVIDLESGLVVPKTKSKEVLLIEKCLSQNAKPHGVAKPEIKVENSPGVAYKNLMESLSKELLRKKREQMQKYIEEQEKSKIVNMANNIDDEAEFASDFDEDENEKDDEDNNDGEDGKEDLCNENSELREDNELNEDETEEHDKNEVNEEESEDENEANDEDSDSEDQSSERKKKLRKRIVVMDGEDSDDEQLKDDHGEEMVLPMIPNENILLPSLEHNTSVTESQMEKDEMELFNLCTGNFETQAPPQSINLSDTGLDKSIEECAKTHEVENEISAVPNFESSDEEKTSQGVPVKKKCRKPRVYLSDDEEPQQKDDEEFSKETEDRHQESEEESSKEAEHEELSEVAEISDQEECEDAENIAYDSEENEIDTTAVSALPTKPKIKVSDFMESEAELSESEWGSADEDERDLNKFEAELGDEDQFDQAQLQSELERIHMKKLLDQDAREVKMVKNLVLHEEEREGMTRERTFRWLHVDNDFNLNGDNQDNQLDETRESDDENEEEWRKIRHERNVMLKEKLQGGLTNLFETKNVTILKPSIPEHPKEVKAPTFLVPDREILNKKSLLLQDEEYLARLAALTSKTSDTLVNGATEKGSFVFRQLARQEEDPEPSAGKRKPENALAPVKGKKRKKTSIYG; encoded by the exons ATGAATGAAAAAAGTGATACTAGTGATATGAATGAAGATATCCAGAAAAATGCTGAAGAAGGACAATTACCTCAAGAGGAGAATGCAAAAGGCTCCTCTCCGGGACTTTCTCAATCCGAGAACAAGGACACAAGTTCTAAAGAAGCTGGGAAGGAAATGGACTATTCTTCAGGCGAAGAATCCGACGAAGATCTTGGAACAAGGAGGAAGAAACGTGCCCAAATTCTGAGTGATAGCTCTGACGATGAGAATGATGAAAGCCTGAGGAATAGCATCTTGGCTCCTgtagaaaaccacgaagaactGAGTAATGATAAATCTTCTGAGCAGAGCGATACAGCTGGGAATGAAGATTCAAATGAGGAAGAAAAAGTGGACAAATCGGAAGCCCTGCAAGATGAAGACTCAAATAGTAATTCTGAGGATTCTGCAAACAtagaaaaatccaaaaagaaaacCAAGACTGGAAAAGAATCTTTAACGGAGGAATTGGAAGAAAACCATGAACTCATTGAGAGCAGGGATGAAGAGATTgggttagcaaaaaaaaagaaacgtgtCCAAATTCTAAGTGACAACTCTGACGATGAGAACGATATAACCATGAAGAGTAGCATCCTGGCTCCTGGAGAAAACCTCGAAGAACCTAGCAATGACAAATCTTCTGATCAGAACAATGAGTCAGACGGAAGTGCAGACATTACCGAAGCACgatacagaaaattaaaatttctctgtgatgATGACTCAAGtgaagaagaaaataataaagaagAAACAGAGGATAATCAATTGCAATCCTTGCCAGATGAAGATTCACTAAGTATTTCTGGAAATGTTGAAGACATAGGGAaatctaaaaagaaaaagaaaaccaagtCAACTAAAAAAGAACGTAGGACAGAAATTTCGGACGAAAACAATGAACTCTCGGAAAACAGCGATGAAGAATTTTCCGAAGAAGTTCAGAAGAAAGGGAAAAGAAAGTCAAAAAAGCCAGACAAGCCGAAGAAACcttcaaaaaaagaaagagacgAAGTATTCAGCATGATGCAGAGGAATGCACGCGAGGAAACTATTGA GATTCCTTATAACAAGCCAGAACAGTATGATCTGAAGGAGTTCCTCAGTCGCCTTCAGCAGAATAAAGTAGAACTTCCAATTGATAAGAAACTTGCTAAGAAAACAGGAAAATTGGGAGCTTTGAAACGCGAAAAAATAGTTCCAGACGAAGATTTAGTGAAAACAAATGAGATCCAAGAAGTTCATCAAATAGATCAAATACAAAAACCAGAAATTGCAAAAGAAGATCAGCTTTCAGAACAACTAACAGAAAGTGAATCTATTGCAGACAAAGATGAGATAGATCAGTTAGTAGCTGGAACTTCCAAAGAGACAGCACTAGAACCCCTAGAACCTATCCAGATTCCCAAGGATGAAAATAATGTCAAGAGAC TGATTCTTCATGGTGATCCGAATTCTGTGATTGACTTAGAATCGGGATTAGTGGTTCCGAAGACCAAATCCAAAGAAGTCCTTTTGATCGAAAAGTGCCTTTCTCAGAATGCAAAACCTCATGGAGTTGCAAAGCCAGAGATAAAGGTTGAAAATTCTCCAGGAGTCGCCTATAAAAACCTAATGGAAAGCCTTTCTAAGGAGTTGCTGCGCAAAAAGAGAGAACaaatgcaaaagtacattgaAGAACAGGAAAAGAGTAAAATTGTCAATATGGCAAATAATATTGATGATGAGGCTGAATTTGCCAGCGATTTCGATGAAGATGAAAATGAAAAGGACGATGAAGATAACAATGACGGTGAAGATGGAAAGGAAGATCTGTGTAATGAAAATTCTGAATTAAGAGAAGATAATGAATTAAATGAAGATGAAACTGAGGAACATGACAAAAATGAGGTAAATGAAGAGGAATCTGAAGATGAAAATGAAGCAAACGATGAAGACTCTGATAGTGAAGATCAAAGTTCAGAAAGGAAAAAGAAACTGAGGAAGAGAATCGTTGTTATGGATGGTGAAGATTCCGATGATGAGCAATTAAAAGATGATCATGGTGAAGAAATGGTATTGCCTATGATTCCAAATGAGAATATTCTGCTTCCTAGCCTGGAACACAACACTTCAGTAACTGAAAGTCAAATGGAGAAAGATGAAATGGAACTCTTTAATCTATGCACAGGAAACTTTGAAACACAAGCTCCTCCACAGTCGATAAACCTATCAGATACTGGTTTAGACAAAAGTATTGAAGAATGTGCTAAAACTCATGAAGTTGAGAATGAAATCTCAGCAGTTCCAAACTTCGAATCTTCAGATGAAGAAAAGACTTCCCAAGGGGTTCCGGTAAAGAAGAAATGCCGAAAACCTCGGGTATACCTTTCGGACGATGAAGAACCGCAGCAAAAAGATGATGAAGAATTTTCCAAGGAAACCGAAGATCGGCATCAAGAAAGTGAAGAAGAATCTTCTAAAGAAGCTGAACATGAAGAGCTCTCAGAAGTAGCTGAAATATCTGATCAGGAGGAATGTGAAGATGCAGAGAATATCGCATATGATTCTGAGGAGAATGAGATTGATACTACAGCTGTTTCAGCTTTACCAACAAAGCCCAAGATAAAGGTATCTGATTTCATGGAAAGCGAGGCTGAATTGTCAGAGTCCGAATGGGGGAGTGCAGATGAAGATGAAAGAGATCTGAACAAATTTGAAGCAGAACTTGGGGATGAGGATCAATTCGATCAGGCTCAACTGCAAAGTGAACTAGAGCGGATTCACATGAAGAAACTCTTGGATCAGGATGCCAGAGAAGTGAAGATGGTGAAAAATCTGGTACTACACGAAGAAGAACGTGAAGGAATGACTCGTGAGAGAACATTCCGCTGGCTCCACGTGGACAATGATTTCAATCTGAATGGTGATAACCAGGATAACCAGCTCGATGAGACCCGAGAGAGTGATGATGAAAATGAAGAAGAATGGCGGAAGATCAGACACGAACGGAATGTTATGCTCAAGGAGAAGCTCCAGGGAGGCCTTACTAATTTATTCGAGACAAAGAATGTGACAATATTGAAACCGAGCATTCCGGAGCATCCCAAAGAAGTCAAAGCTCCTACATTTTTAGTCCCTGACCGAGAGATTCTCAATAAGAAATCCCTTCTACTTCAAGATGAGGAATATCTTGCCAGATTGGCTGCGCTCACTTCTAAAACTTCCGACACCCTTGTCAATGGAGCAACAGAAAAAGGGAGCTTTGTCTTCCGGCAACTAGCTAGACAGGAAGAAGACCCAGAACCTTCG GCTGGAAAACGAAAGCCTGAGAATGCCCTTGCCCCGGTAAAAGGCAAGAAACGCAAGAAGACTTCCATCTACGGTTAA